The genomic segment GAGTAATTACGGCAATTGTAGCGCGCACGCATTGAGATGAGAGGACGTATCTCCACCAACCCATCACGTGCGAAACAAATTTGCTTTGCAAATATTCACACTTGTAGATACCGATTGTCCGTCACGGGGAAAGTCGTAGCGAGGGGGCAGCGAaccggtgcatgcacactcCTCACTGGAGGACCGCAAGACAAACCCCAGGTTTTTCCacagtttctttttcttgcgtCACCACAGTGATATTGCACACGCACTTTCTGAACTCGTGTTGACCagaacagtttcacaaatgTCGACGTCTAGCGGAGTGTTACGTGAATGCTGAGAGACTTGTCCGACAAATTTGACGTGTTGGTGCTTTTCGGGGTGCGGTGGTAAAGCCGTTTGCAGCCGGTGATTGCCCTGCAGTTGCATATGCCCGTCACCACACTTCATCAGACTAATGCCACTAGGTAGCGTTGCCTGTTACCTTTTCTGAGTCGCACTGTGTACGAACTGACCCCGGGAACTGTGTGTCTACTGTATGCCGTCATTGGTGGCGGTTCCGTAACTATGGCAATAGAAAGCGGAGGACTGGGTCCTCGGACTCTGATCCCGAGAATTCTTCTGATATCATCATGGCAAAGAGGTGCCCAACCAGACGagggaacgaaggaaacagaaccACAACTCGTTCAAGGAGATGCTCCAGGCAGCTCTGGGAATCTGTCCTCCCCGCAGTGGAAGCCAGCTAATCACCAGCTGCTTGAGATTTTGCTCCCTCATCCGTCCCAACCGAGCGTAGTTGTAGCCTTTTTATGGTCAAACTCCACATTGTATGAACTGAATCAGTTTACTCGTGACGTGGGACTGACATCGGTTCTCCTTAGATCACCTGAGTTCGTGCTGGGGAACGGGGCGCTTCTTGCAGCGACACCTTTTGACCCTCTATTTATTttccttgctcttctttATCGCCACGCCACCGAGTTTtttgttcctttctctcagCTGATTTCCCAGTCCGACTATTCTCAGGAGGTTCGCAGAAACCTTACGTGGCTGGCATCCGTACCAGAAGTGACGAAGCGAATCTCCCTGATTGCGGACATCCGTAGTGCTGGCGATTCAACCATTGGAGACCATGACACAAGGAAGGGAgagtcgccttctgcgttGCAAAACTCGTGGCTAAAATCAGAGTTCTTCCGCCTCAATGCCGACAAAGCGCGTACTTTCCTTCAGCGGAAACACGCAAAACTGCTGAAAACAATTCTAGGTCTACGACTTCCTTTCAAGGActgcgtcgtcttcggcGAAAAAACGCAATACAGCCCAGTACCTAAGGATACTAGTCGTGGACCTTATACAACAGTTAATTCATGGAAGAATGACCACCTAAACCCACAAAAAGGTAATGTCGCTCCAGGCGATGTGACGGAAAAGATTGAAGTTGACCTTGCTGCTGCACACCGGATGGTGGACGAAATTCTGTGTGGGTATCTTCCCAAAGGCCTCGCTGCTGCTTTCAAACAACCTTGTAACAAACAGGGGAGGTCGCGAACCACAAAGAGGGAGGGAAACGGGAACGCCGTAAGCTGCACACTTGCAAATGTTGCAGAGGATAACGAGACACATGATGGTAGGATGTGCGGCTCGGGGGACCTGTTTCCGAGTCCTGAAGTTCTAAGCGACACATGTCCAACACTTTCAGCTGCCTCTGCTGGTCGAGAGAAATCAACCTGCGGGTTCGTCGATGGTACCACCGGTAAAGCAACAAAGACCGAGGAGACCCTGGTGAGCTCTGGACTACATGATGAGACAACAAAACGTCCCGAGGGGCGCAAAAAGCGGCTGCGTGCTCATGCCGCAGTTGTTCAAGCAGCTACTTCGCCACAGTCTGAGACCAATAGCGCAGATCAGAGTGAATCCGATACAAAAGAGAATGCCTCGCGgcaagcagagacaagaca from the Toxoplasma gondii ME49 chromosome IX, whole genome shotgun sequence genome contains:
- a CDS encoding Ydr279p family (RNase H2 complex component) protein (encoded by transcript TGME49_291900), with protein sequence MAIESGGLGPRTLIPRILLISSWQRGAQPDEGTKETEPQLVQGDAPGSSGNLSSPQWKPANHQLLEILLPHPSQPSVVVAFLWSNSTLYELNQFTRDVGLTSVLLRSPEFVLGNGALLAATPFDPLFIFLALLYRHATEFFVPFSQLISQSDYSQEVRRNLTWLASVPEVTKRISLIADIRSAGDSTIGDHDTRKGESPSALQNSWLKSEFFRLNADKARTFLQRKHAKLLKTILGLRLPFKDCVVFGEKTQYSPVPKDTSRGPYTTVNSWKNDHLNPQKGNVAPGDVTEKIEVDLAAAHRMVDEILCGYLPKGLAAAFKQPCNKQGRSRTTKREGNGNAVSCTLANVAEDNETHDGRMCGSGDLFPSPEVLSDTCPTLSAASAGREKSTCGFVDGTTGKATKTEETLVSSGLHDETTKRPEGRKKRLRAHAAVVQAATSPQSETNSADQSESDTKENASRQAETRQVARQADEQKAAGNTDRHFEDEGDTANSTCNKKCRKENSQREGSFSKGNAAKSEADNAMSKTKAKGGTRLSNQTLISSFFRKKH